The sequence TGCTAATGCAAACTATgaatgaaaatttttaattcCCAACAAAGAATGTTCAACACAAAGCAGTAGATTCGGCAAATTTTTTAATGGGCAACTTTGAAAACACTCTCTAATTCAAACATAACTTTCATTTTACTTTCTCTTTTATTTGTTTCGAAAATGCCCTTgtcttaattttaattattattatttattgaattatcaaatgtagaatcggattcaaaatctgattcactttattcatcaaaataataaatattttcatcatcagatGAAAATTCATTTGTTTCTACtggataaaatccaataatatataattattcaagaagtttaacttcgtttttttttttcgttttattttgaACATTTATTCGCATAATGTCATTTTTCATTGCACAATCAACATGTGTAATTCTTTTCCTTaccctttgggcaaggtggttttttgttatcaatttttttataaaatttttgtctataagattttttgaagaaattctttttgaatttttttttcttataaggaatgaacttcctattaaaaaatttataaggtttatttgGTTTATTCTGTTTCTATCGTTTTAgatgtttgttttgcaaccatattcttttactgtgaattctaTTTATCACAACACAtcttattgttttgtttgtaggatttggagattattttatttagcGTTACCTcgtgacatttctttgttattatatctttgatgaatttaatagtTCCTCCTAATGTTTTGGCGTAAGagctagttaagaattcatctttactgtttattggtatattatgtattttattaaaaatacttaatttataatgttcctttttatcagcgtctattaattgataatagtttgtttcataatcacaaataaattcttctaaataacataaattacaAAGTTTGATATTGTCTAGAATaaaaattgctctattttgttctatgattttggctactaaattagcatcattattagaaactcctaaaaattcttggtacaaggcatcaacaaatagttcgaaatatcgatgtcctgtcatttcTTGTGGTAGATTAATAATGACCAGGTTTTCGGCcaaagttcttactgctcctaccaatgtcatttttatcattcaATGAGTTAATACTTGAACGTTCTCACTTTTATCTAATAAcgatgttaattgaatttgtactgatagttcatttgcccaatgatctatcctTGATTTTCTTTCCTTAGTAGTTACACATCCTAAATCTAGAATATTTTGTTttacaaatcctgatgtttttaatTCTCTGataatatctctaacatctttatatgATCCAGAATACTGGTCTTTATTATATTCGAATCCTTCATTTTTGGTCCCACTTTCACTACCTACATTCATTCGTATAGTTAATCGTGGTCTAAAATCATCTTTTGATTCTGTTTATGAGATATCCATCTcatattcgaacttttaatcctttatcgTATTTCTTCTAATAATGATTTAAAAGTATATGTTTACTTGCTAAACACATACTTGATTCTGTATCAATATAAGCATGTATGTTATATGTTTTAtgctcttttatttttatttgaatttttatataattagttttgttttttatatcaATTCTCTCTCATGTTTTTTAGGGGATAAGGGTATTTGGGGaatttagaaataaaaatttctcCAAGAAGTTTTATTTGGGTAGGTATTTATAAATAAGTTGCAGGTGGGTTTAGGGAGATATTTAATGCAACGATCGACCCAGATCACTTCTCTGACTTTGAACCTTCTCTTGCACTGTTCACAAGaaagcacaaaaaaaaaaaaaaaactacaatCTTTGATTGGTGTAGGacaaaaataaaggaaaaaaggCAGTAGTTTTCGATTCTTGGTTAATCTCACTCAGCCTGTAAAATCGAGAATTAGCCCTTTTCCTGGTGTAGAGAATAATGGGTGGTGATGGCTTTAACGCCTTGTGGGCTCTGGGCACATGCCTTTCACCAATTTAAAGGTGCCCTTTATAATGATTGTTTGGATATTTTTCTTTTAACCctcttataaaattattttttacagTTGGTTTTCGTTTTCATTATGATGATATTGACGATGGCCTTGTATTTCTTCGACTTTAACAGTGAAAATTTGCATTCTTTGACTTTATACTTCGGCTTGTCTGGTGCTAAATCTATCTTGGTGTTTGGCAAAATTTTCTCGAGTTACTGTCTTTATACTCCAAGTTCCTTTATCTTGGGGCTTTCCTCGGTCAACATTGTTGGTGATCTGaattgggttttgagattttgttgggGATTTCTGATTTAAGAGGTAACGATGGAAGGTTTTTAAGTTAAATTTTGTTTTGAAGGTTCGAACTTTACTGCAGTTATTTTATGAACTTtgtgtttatgattaaatgGTAACATATATgcgtgatatatattttttgaactgATTCCTTATTAATGGTTggtgttctttttttttttttttttttttaaagtattaTAAATGTAAATGTACGATGAATGATGCAGGGCTTCTGCTTCCTTGTAAAAGGAAAGTGGTTGAAAGGTATGGGAAGTTTTTAATGACCATTGGCAATCTATAGAATGCTattcaaatgctttcttttttCAATCTTATATCTGTTTCTATGTGCATATAATGGGATTTTAAGGAAAGTTGAACGAAGTTTACTTGCAGAAATGATGCAAAATATGTGATTATGCTATTACGTGCAAAAATCTAGTGTATGTTctttaagttttaaattttcttttgatATATGTTTATAGGAAATCAGTGAAATCACAGAGTGTGATGAGACGGGATGAGCTTTAAATACTGGCTACACAACCAAAAGACTAGCCTGAGTTTGAAATTTAGGAAGATGATGAAATGTATTTGCTCTGGAGAGCAATTGAGAGGAGATGAAATCATTCCTTCGTCGGAGTCCCTTGCAACTCGGGACTTTTCAGCGAGCGGGTATTCTTCTCGACCaggggatgttgatatgaaaGCCGACTCCAGCAATATAGAAGAGGCGGAATCATCTCTTCGAGAGAGTGGGTTTCTTAATTATGAGGTAGTTTATTGTAGCTTTAGTTTTGCCAAATGTGGCTAGAACTTGAAAATTATTACTATGTAACTATTTATACTTTCATGGTGTTGGCAATTTAACCCTATGCGACCGTATTTGATAAGAAACACCCGATTCTTGATAGTATTTTTCACCTCTGCTGTTCGAAAAGTCAAATGAGATTAATTACAAGTTGGTAAACCTTTTAAGTTCATATTTTGTGTAAGTGCATTATGAATCGTGCATAGAATGAAGTGCTTGCTAGGACTTTAAAGTAGGGAAAACTCAACTATGCATCATGGATGTCTTGACTTTTGTTAATTATTCCACCTTGTAGGAAGCCAGAGCTTTATTGGGGCGACTAGAGTACCAGAAAGGGAACATCGAAGCTGCTCTTAGTGTTTTTGAAGGAATTGATATTGCTGCAGTGATTCctcgaataaaaataactgtaGTTCATAGGTGTGAGCTGTCTAGACGTCATTCTCAGAGCGACGCTGCTCTACCGATGTCTATGCATGCCGTTAGTTTGCTTGTTGAGGCTATATTTCTCAAAGCAAAATCACTGCAAGCTCTAGGAAGGTATGCAGGtacttttttttaacttttccaCTTCATACAAGAATTTTTAGTTCTGATGTTTAgcatgtgaattatttgtttcAGTTTGTCCACTCTCACAGCTAAACCTTAATCCGATGATATTTGCAGAAGCTGCTAAATCATGTAAAGTGATATTGGACGCTCTGGAGTCTGCAATCCCTGAAGGCGTGCCTGAAAATTTTGCTTCTGATTGTAAATTGTTGGAGACCTTAAACAAAGCCGTAGAACTACTTCCAGAGTTATGGATTCTTGCTTGTTCCCCTCAAGAAGCAATTTTAGCCTACAGAAGAGCCTTGCTTCATCAGTGGAGTCTTGATGTAGAGACCAGAACAAGAATTGAAAAGAACTTTGCCGTATTTCTTCTTTATAGTGGTAACAATGCTATGCCTCCAAATCTTCGCTCCCAAATGGAGGGGTCGTTCATACCAAGAAACAACATTGAAGAAGCAGTTCTCCTCCTGTTACTTATTCTCCGAAAATTTATCCTCGGGAGGGTTGGATGGGACCCAACAATCTTGGATCACCTTGGTTTTGCATTATCCATCTCCAGCCAATGTGTGTCCCTCGCCCATCAAATCGAAGAGTTGCCTCCAGGAACGAATGATGAAAATGAAAAATACACGTCTCTAGCTCTTTGTTACCATGCAGAAGGTGAAAATATGGTTGCTCTGAATTTGTTGCGAAATTTTCTGAATAACAGAGAAAGTCATGATGTAGGGTTTGAGCTACTGCTGGCTTCGAAGATTTGTATAGAGGATTGTGATTGCCTTGAGGAGGGGATAGGGTATACTTACAAATTTCTTACTAAATTAGGAAACTGTCTTCAACGGGCTGGTTTTGCAAACTATTTTCGAGGTCTCTGTCTCTCATCACAATCTAGAGGCGTATTGTCTGATTCCAAAAGAATATCGAAGCAATCCGAAGCACTTGAAGCATTTGGAACAGCTCAAAGAATGACTAATGAGAAAAACACCTGCATTGTATTCTCTCTTTGTCTAGAAAATGCTGAGCAGAGAAAGTTAGATGTTGCT comes from Henckelia pumila isolate YLH828 chromosome 4, ASM3356847v2, whole genome shotgun sequence and encodes:
- the LOC140863782 gene encoding protein NPGR2-like; the encoded protein is MSFKYWLHNQKTSLSLKFRKMMKCICSGEQLRGDEIIPSSESLATRDFSASGYSSRPGDVDMKADSSNIEEAESSLRESGFLNYEEARALLGRLEYQKGNIEAALSVFEGIDIAAVIPRIKITVVHRCELSRRHSQSDAALPMSMHAVSLLVEAIFLKAKSLQALGRYAEAAKSCKVILDALESAIPEGVPENFASDCKLLETLNKAVELLPELWILACSPQEAILAYRRALLHQWSLDVETRTRIEKNFAVFLLYSGNNAMPPNLRSQMEGSFIPRNNIEEAVLLLLLILRKFILGRVGWDPTILDHLGFALSISSQCVSLAHQIEELPPGTNDENEKYTSLALCYHAEGENMVALNLLRNFLNNRESHDVGFELLLASKICIEDCDCLEEGIGYTYKFLTKLGNCLQRAGFANYFRGLCLSSQSRGVLSDSKRISKQSEALEAFGTAQRMTNEKNTCIVFSLCLENAEQRKLDVALYYAKRLLKLEAGSSVKGWILFARILSAQKRYVDAENIIDTALNEAGKWDQGELLRTKAKLQIAQDRLRDAIETYTKLLAVLQVQRKSFGVHKKLMKAKRTNNRSLEVEIWHDLANVYTSLSRWQDAEICLSKSEEINPHSASRLHSTGLLYEAKDLHKEALKFFEKALDIEPNHVPSLISTAMILRRLNEQSQPIVKSFLTDALRLERTNATAWYNLGVLYKTGSKALVLEAAECFEAAALLQESEPVEPFRDV